One window from the genome of Ananas comosus cultivar F153 linkage group 13, ASM154086v1, whole genome shotgun sequence encodes:
- the LOC109719068 gene encoding protein ROS1-like has protein sequence MELSRGLKIQQQQQQQQEQQMGVEKQQQQGGGWVLGTPAFVPSMGQQKLCDVAAACSSSSSSRSSSSCLMPAAARAASQSGNQSQTHNAGGYLQAPSNFLVFSQHPLTTGNTLLPGGHNKGPTLAPNVFVAALSSNPSSSLPERRVRMDAASGSAPSPLAPITPDKSKSMPEPTQREHVSSAGAARDEEEHKKQQTGTPQCCAAVNADRSPTRPEAPITPDNGEGIPRLLAGKEGPLPHEGELHMHSSSASAQQLDDEKDPAKKSQALRAMSSDRTTGQKPRRKKHRPKVIREGEKTKTPKPSTLQAEETPVETAKRSHVGEKRGFDSDSDGARSVKRRLQFESEEGPTSTMTEAKFSGEEELTCTRAPASDKTGSTVLLGQGRQAGVVNSPAGAMFDLNHSTQLLGSFKRPVLMENLTYLRRKLQNATSVESSSEYVGQSEPHILQKNVDTDSKNGVIYRRDNKNMTGAELDSVQLGSTQIQLPDKAPAEAHARFGEIYRRRRHRGEQCEHQKYNSREITSMEPQSSMTNKLQAPEGILACVQGGRITKKRSIRPRKLFSIAINYSLNMFWPAHLKSPQSCLEALLASTSMKIKTKKRTKKGQAYVLTSGPSNTGQGDNTMIGNNFSKQSVEQTVLEEGFGERNMPFALITYVQDAESSNKAQELAQTSLTSGEIVPYVDPLEDIISNMKHLHLSTEQVHTIFDPGNALVPCGGSMIVPYENPLDLLKKRRPRAKVNLDNETNRVWKLLMGKKGIGPPEGVDIDKEKWWEQERQVFQGRADLFIKCMRLVQGDRHFSPWKGSVVDSVVGVFLTQNVSDHLSSSAFISLAARFPRQTKDSNTNQSAGEMGEPVSQDESNQVNNCKQSEGETREPVSQDERNQAFDDAKQRKNLSGSEMHHPDSSLTRDDKLMDKKGKASTSELAGGSVEAQKINEPESVGLHAPLVTDIGLATQESRQDSSTQLSESTESEVNKMSQEELIASQTSVTSPESCIDFLIKTTDQSQDKLESIPQNDMTDTIVVLQSSISSPETTMECHIDANVRQQSRLDPKSKQEESSMSSTAYATKTCNLEVKDGDIRSSLETTGNEASDPMQDSQAHESSSNSCDHVNPKVPLAADYKEESSFQNVLPEMTINMIEQKRAKAATEKAQSFDWDSLRRLACSEGYKNERNPERNDSLDWEAVLRADVNEVSHAIRERGMNNVLAERIKGFLNRLVNDHGSIDLEWLRYVPPDKVKDYLLSIRGLGLKSVECVRLLTLHHVAFPVDTNVGRICVRLGWVPLQPLPESLQLHLLELYPMLETIQRYLWPRLCQLDQETLYELHYQMITFGKVFCTKSKPNCNACPMRGDCKHFASAFASARLALPGPEERSSEAAANPADTHGENHAVYSLMPLPPADGSSYSRGVIVSNCEPIIEEPASPKEENADGLEREIEDAFYEDSDEIPTIKINLHEFTQNIEECIKESNNDLQTEDITKALVAITTEAASIPAPKLKNVSRLRTEHQVYEIPDWHILLKELELEEREHGDPCPYLLAIRMPGDVDQSTELPKTDSSSQCTSKSCNKEAGYECCRERENQAQYVKGTILIPCRTAMRGSFPLNGTYFQVNEVFADHHSSHNPIDVPRNWIWNLKRRTVYFGSSIPTIFRGLTTEGIQHCFWRGFICIRGFERRTRAPRPLCAKLHLAASKVPKSKKTPPKEKS, from the exons ATGGAGCTGAGCAGAGGGCTAAAgattcagcagcagcagcagcagcagcaggagcagcagaTGGGGGtggagaagcagcagcagcaaggagGAGGTTGGGTGCTCGGCACGCCGGCTTTTGTGCCGAGCATGGGCCAGCAAAAGCTGTGCGATGTCGCCGCTGcatgtagcagcagcagcagcagcaggagcagcagcagctgtcTGATGCCGGCAGCGGCCAGGGCGGCTTCACAGTCTGGAAACCAATCTCAAACCCACAATGCAGGTGGCTACTTGCAGGCCCCCAGCAATTTTCTTGTGTTCTCCCAGCACCCCCTTACTACTGGGAACACCCTGCTGCCTGGGGGCCATAACAAGGGTCCCACCCTTGCGCCGA ATGTTTTTGTCGCCGCGCTTTCGTCGAATCCATCCTCCTCATTACCTGAAAGAAGAGTTCGTATGGATGCAGCGAGCGGATCAGCACCGTCGCCGTTGGCCCCGATCACTCCAGATAAGTCTAAAAGCATGCCCGAGCCTACGCAGCGCGAACATGTTAGTTCGGCCGGTGCAGCCCGCGATGAGGAGGAGCACAAGAAACAACAGACTGGCACGCCGCAATGCTGCGCAGCGGTTAATGCTGACCGAAGTCCCACGAGGCCGGAAGCTCCTATAACACCTGATAACGGTGAGGGAATTCCTCGTTTACTCGCCGGAAAGGAAGGGCCTTTGCCGCACGAAGGTGAGCTTCACATGCATTCATCGTCCGCTTCCGCTCAGCAGTTGGATGACGAGAAGGATCCGGCGAAGAAAAGCCAAGCTCTCCGAGCCATGAGCTCGGACCGCACGACTGGCCAGAAGCCGAGGAGGAAGAAGCACAGGCCGAAAGTCATTCGAGAAGGGGAGAAAACGAAAACACCGAAGCCCTCGACGTTACAGGCGGAGGAAACGCCTGTAGAGACAGCTAAGAGAAGCCATGTGGGAGAAAAGAGAGGCTTTGACTCCGACTCCGATGGTGCTAGATCAGTTAAGCGGAGATTGCAATTTGAATCCGAGGAGGGGCCGACTTCAACAATGACTGAAGCGAAATTTTCTGGCGAAGAGGAATTGACATGTACGCGAGCTCCTGCTAGTGACAAAACTGGGTCGACAGTACTGCTCGGACAAGGACGGCAAGCGGGGGTGGTGAATTCACCGGCAGGAGCTATGTTTGATCTCAATCATTCAACACAACTTCTTGGATCATTTAAAAGACCTGTTCTCATGGAAAATCTGACGTATCTCCGTAGAAAGCTACAAAATGCAACCAGCGTCGAGAGTTCTTCTGAATATGTTGGACAATCTGAGCCGCATATTCTGCAGAAGAATGTAGATACGGATAGCAAGAATGGAGTGATTTACAGACGAGATAATAAGAACATGACAGGAGCAGAGTTGGACAGTGTTCAACTTGGTAGCACTCAAATTCAGCTCCCGGACAAGGCGCCGGCTGAAGCGCACGCACGTTTTGGCGAGATATACAGGAGGCGGCGGCATAGAGGAGAGCAATGTGAACATCAGAAATATAATTCGAGGGAGATCACTTCTATGGAACCGCAGAGCTCGATGACGAATAAATTGCAAGCTCCGGAGGGGATATTAGCGTGCGTACAAGGCGGAAGAATTACAAAGAAGAGATCAATTCGACCCCGAAAGTTGTTCTCGATTGCTATCAACTATTCCCTAAATATGTTTTGGCCAGCACATCTCAAATCACCTCAATCCTGCTTGGAGGCCTTGCTTGCAAGCACCagtatgaaaataaaaaccaaaaagCGGACCAAAAAGGGACAAGCTTACGTTCTTACTTCCGGTCCATCAAACACAGGGCAGGGAGATAACACAATGATTGGCAACAATTTTTCGAAACAATCTGTCGAACAAACTGTGCTTGAAGAAGGTTTTGGAGAAAGAAATATGCCTTTTGCCCTGATCACTTACGTGCAAGACGCAGAGAGCAGCAACAAAGCTCAAGAACTAGCACAAACCAGCCTAACATCTGGAGAAATAGTACCGTATGTCGATCCCCTAGAGGACATTATATCGAATATGAAGCATCTTCATCTAAGTACAGAGCAGGTTCATACAATTTTTGACCCAGGAAATGCACTTGTTCCTTGCGGCGGCAGCATGATTGTTCCTTACGAGAACCCCTTGGATTTGCTCAAGAAACGGCGCCCTCGAGCCAAAGTAAATTTAGATAATGAGACAAATAGGGTATGGAAGCTTTTGATGGGGAAAAAAGGCATCGGGCCACCAGAGGGTGTGGATATAGACAAAGAGAAGTGGTGGGAGCAGGAAAGGCAAGTCTTCCAAGGCCGTGCAGATTTGTTCATCAAATGCATGCGACTTGTTCAAG GGGATCGGCACTTTTCTCCCTGGAAAGGATCAGTCGTTGACTCAGTGGTGGGCGTTTTTCTAACTCAGAACGTTTCTGACCATCTCTCAAG TTCTGCCTTCATATCCCTTGCTGCAAGATTTCCTCGACAGACAAAAGACAGTAATACCAACCAAAGTGCAGGGGAGATGGGAGAACCAGTCTCACAGGATGAAAGCAACCAAGTCAATAATTGCAAACAAAGTGAAGGAGAAACGAGAGAACCGGTCTCACAGGATGAAAGAAACCAAGCTTTTGATGATGCCAAACAACGCAAAAACCTCTCTGGCTCAGAGATGCATCACCCGGACTCTTCTCTGACTCGTGATGACAAACTCATGGACAAGAAAGGAAAGGCCAGCACTAGTGAGTTGGCAGGAGGAAGTGTAGAAGCCCAGAAAATAAATGAACCAGAGAGTGTAGGTTTGCATGCCCCTCTAGTGACGGATATAGGTCTTGCAACTCAAGAAAGCAGACAGGACTCCTCGACGCAGTTATCAGAAAGCACCGAATCTGAAGTCAACAAAATGTCGCAGGAGGAGTTGATAGCATCACAAACTTCTGTTACTTCCCCAGAGAGCTGCATAGATTTCCTCATAAAGACGACTGATCAATCACAAGATAAATTAGAGTCAATTCCTCAAAATGATATGACGGATACCATAGTTGTATTGCAAAGCTCTATTTCTTCACCAGAGACCACTATGGAGTGCCATATTGATGCAAATGTTCGGCAACAATCCAGATTAGACCCAAAATCTAAGCAAGAAGAAAGCAGTATGAGTTCTACCGCTTATGCAACGAAAACTTGTAACCTCGAAGTTAAAGATGGCGACATCAGGTCTTCATTAGAAACCACAGGAAATGAAGCTTCAGATCCGATGCAGGACTCTCAAGCGCATGAATCATCCTCAAACTCTTGCGATCATGTAAATCCAAAGGTTCCTCTAGCAGCTGATTATAAAGAAGAGAGCAGTTTTCAGAATGTTCTGCCAGAGATGACAATTAATATGATAGAACAGAAGAGGGCAAAGGCTGCAACGGAAAAGGCCCAGAGTTTCGACTGGGATAGTTTGCGGAGGCTGGCTTGTAGTGAGGGCTACAAGAATGAAAGAAACCCCGAGAGAAATGACTCCCTAGACTGGGAAGCGGTGCTGCGTGCTGATGTAAATGAAGTTTCTCATGCCATTCGAGAACGTGGAATGAACAACGTGTTGGCTGAGCGTATCAAG GGTTTCCTAAATCGGTTGGTGAATGATCATGGAAGCATTGACCTTGAATGGTTAAGATATGTCCCGCCAGATAAAGTAAA GGATTACCTCCTCAGCATACGGGGATTGGGACTCAAAAGTGTTGAGTGTGTCCGCCTTCTAACTTTGCATCATGTAGCATTCCCG GTTGATACCAATGTTGGTCGTATATGCGTAAGGCTGGGGTGGGTACCACTTCAACCGCTTCCGGAGTCTCTGCAATTGCATCTTCTAGAACT GTATCCAATGTTAGAGACTATTCAAAGATACCTTTGGCCTCGGCTGTGTCAACTTGACCAAGAGACATT GTATGAGCTACATTATCAGATGATTACTTTCGGAAAG GTTTTCTGTACTAAAAGTAAGCCAAATTGTAACGCATGTCCAATGAGAGGCGACTGCAAGCACTTCGCAAGTGCCTTTGCTAG TGCTAGACTTGCGCTTCCAGGACCAGAGGAGAGAAGTTCAGAGGCTGCAGCAAATCCTGCTGACACGCATGGTGAGAATCATGCTGTATACAGTTTGATGCCCTTACCTCCAGCTGACGGGAGTAGCTACTCGAGAGGCGTTATTGTCAGCAATTGTGAACCAATTATTGAAGAGCCAGCAAGTCCGAAAGAAGAAAATGCAGATggtttagaaagagaaatagaagaTGCCTTTTATGAAGATTCTGACGAAATTCCCACCATAAAGATCAACTTGCATGAGTTTACACAAAACATAGAAGAGTGTATCAAAGAAAGCAACAATGATCTCCAAACCGAGGATATTACAAAGGCTTTAGTTGCTATTACTACAGAAGCTGCTTCAATCCCGGCGCCTAAGCTCAAGAATGTGAGCCGCCTCCGAACAGAGCATCAAGT CTATGAGATTCCGGACTGGCACATCCTTTTGAAAGAG CTAGAGCTGGAGGAAAGAGAACATGGTGATCCATGCCCTTACCTGCTAGCAATACGGATGCCAG GTGACGTAGATCAATCAACTGAACTGCCAAAAACAGACTCCAGTTCTCAATGCACAAGCAAATCGTGCAACAAAGAGGCAGGTTATGAATGTTGTCGTGAACGAGAAAATCAAGCTCAATATGTTAAAGGCACAATTTTG ATACCTTGCCGAACAGCAATGAGGGGAAGCTTTCCACTTAATGGCACTTATTTCCAAGTTAATGAG GTGTTTGCAGATCATCATTCTAGCCACAACCCCATTGATGTTCCGAGGAACTGGATATGGAACTTGAAAAGGCGGACCGTGTACTTTGGAAGCTCAATACCAACAATTTTTAGAG GTCTAACAACTGAAGGCATACAACACTGCTTTTGGAGAG GATTCATCTGCATAAGAGGATTCGAGCGACGAACTCGGGCACCGAGGCCTTTGTGTGCAAAGTTGCACCTCGCAGCTAGCAAAGTACCGAAGAGCAAGAAGACGCCACCAAAGGAAAAGAGCTAG